Proteins found in one Micropterus dolomieu isolate WLL.071019.BEF.003 ecotype Adirondacks linkage group LG12, ASM2129224v1, whole genome shotgun sequence genomic segment:
- the muc3a gene encoding mucin-3A, with protein METYYLGKKIANFKEVVVTSVSRGSPLVRFSDNTVEEMRLSAMIVYSIAPSAEGVRVTHDVILFIPNDASSEQLYMDDFKSIKEAVYELVNCTGDCPYSVISPPKVNTTETDLRSLCERLLDNPDIAEFYEPVSVEGKIICVTACNSQHSHHKKCYNKGICNVFSSTGPYCECQNVNSTWYLNDDCSLPIQRTAFYAGLSVTLVCLLVTVGALTAYVLINKNKQKQKRDIKEKLVNQWLNEDFEWSRSNSLTGTGNKNPSFTHEETATHREEAGDYRGPVPSLYPDNRQSSPSVSMYSASQTAHRHNMPSSSAGYTQSASPALPHGDLSSTQPMTISRPQIRTSFDA; from the exons ATGGAAACATATTACCTGGGAAAGAAGATAGCAAACTTTAAAGAAGTGGTGGTAACTAGTGTCAG CCGTGGTAGTCCTTTAGTCCGATTCTCAGACAACACTGTTGAAGAG atgagATTATCAGCCATGATTGTCTACAGTATCGCACCAAGCGCCGAAGG TGTTAGAGTCACACACGACGTGATTTTGTTTATTCCAAACGATGCCAGCTCTGAACAACTATATATGGACGATTTCAAATCCATTAAGGAAGCTGTTTACGAACTTGTTAACTGCACAGGAG ATTGTCCTTACAGTGTCATATCTCCGCCCAAAGTgaacacaacagaaacagatTTGAGAT CTTTATGCGAAAGGCTTTTGGACAATCCAGACATTGCTGAATTCTACGAACCTGTGTCTGTTGAAGGAAAGATCATTTGTGTGACTGCATGTAATAGTCAACATTCACATCATAAAAAATGCTACAATAAGGGAATCTGCAACGTATTCAGCAGCACTGGACCTTATTGCGA GTGTCAAAATGTGAATTCCACTTGGTACTTGAATGATGACTGTAGCTTACCTATACAGAGGACTGCTTTCTACGCAGGGTTAAGTGTGACCCTTGTATGTCTGTTGGTGACTGTGGGAGCCTTGACTGCATACGTACTgatcaacaaaaacaagcaaaaaca gaAAAGAGACATAAAAGAAAAGCTTGTGAATCAGTGGCTGAATGAGGACTTTGAGTGGTCCAGATCCAACAGTCTGACAGGCACTG gaaacaaaaACCCTTCATTCACACATGAAGAAACAGCCACCCACAGAGAGGAGGCAGGTGATTACAGAGGTCCTGTACCATCTTTATATCCTGACAACAGACAGTCAAGCCCATCAGTGAGCATGTACTCCGCATCacaaacagcacacagacacaatatgCCATCTTCTAGTGCTGGATACACACAGTCTGCCAGTCCAGCCCTTCCCCACGGAGACCTCTCATCCACACAGCCG ATGACAATCAGCAGGCCTCAGATCAGGACATCCTTCGATGCCTGA